TCCGCCAAGAGCTTCACGCCACTTATTGAAAATAATCTTATTGGCAAGTTTTAACTGAAATTCATAGAACCATCCGTTTTTACCATTCATCTCATGCTTTAAGCCAAGGTTAAGAGCCCAAAAAAACAATGATCTTGTAATTCCGCTCAATTCACCTCCTTTTGAGGTAATTTTATCATAAACTTTTTCCAAAAGACGGGGAACAGTTGTAAACATATGAGGCTGTACTTCTTTCATATTTTCACCAACCAATTCGATACTTTCGGCATACCAAATACTAATTCCATTAAAAAGATAATAGTACGAAACAGCTCTTTCGAAAACATGGCAAAGCGGCAAAAAACTCAATGCTCTCCAACCTAACTCGTTCGGAAAACCTCCGGAAATAGCAGCTAACTGGTGAATAATATTTTTGTGCGACAACATCACTCCTTTTGGCTTTCCGGTGGTTCCGGAAGTATAGATAAGAGTAAATAAATCATCCTCTTTAACTTCTATCTGAATATCTTTTACTTTCGACGGAAGAACAGCATTCTCTCCTCTTTCCACAAGTTTTTTCCACGACTCAACTCCTTCGAGGTCATCGAACGAATACACGGCTTTCACCTGAGGGTTAGCTTTAGGAATATCCTTTATTTTATCATAAATCTCCTGATCTCCAACAAATAGCACCTGCGACTGACAATCATTTATAATATATTCATATTCTTCTGTATTGATGTTCGGATAAATTGGCGCATTTACCGCTCCAATTTTGGCAATCCCCATATCTACTAACATCCATTCGCTCCTGTTTGCTGAAATAACAGAAACTACATCTCCTTTGCCAATACCCAAATCAAGCAAACCATAGGCTATGTTTGTAGATACTTCACGAAACTCCTGTGCTCCGTATTTACGCCATTTGCCATTCTCTTTACCTGCAATTACAGTATCTAAATTATGTTCTGCAATTATTTTATCCAGCTGGAATATTCTAGAGATCTTATTTTCCATCTTATCAGTATTATGAATTAGTCATTAAACTTAATGATTTTTAATAAAAAAATAAAATTTTAACTCCTTTATATATACAACGATCAATTTTAATGTTAAAAAATTGCAAGATTAATAATTCAACTATCTAAAATTCAACAATAATTTAATTTAAACAAAAAGCCCCACAATTGTGCGGGGCTTATTTATACACATAATATGCTATAATTGATTTAGATCTATTGTTTCGGTTTAATCACTTACTCTTTCAGAGAATCCGTCAAAATCATAAAGAACTCTTCCCTTACCACATTCAATCAAGCAATCAAGCGGATCGCCATAATCATCGTGCATAAATCGCGCTATATACAAACCTGATATGCCGCCATTAACCATTTCACCGGAAATAGAACAAACATAATCTGCCGGAGAATTACCAACAGACATAGTTATCTTCGTAAAAACAGTGAAATTAAATTCATCGCCTATAACACTTGCTTCTGCACATGTTACTGTTACATCCCCGCATTTATAGCTAACATCTACTGCTAAATGCATATTATCCTGTTGACTAAATGTAACTTCAACATCATTGAATGCACATCCCGCAACGTCAGCCTCTACATTACTACACTCCAGTACTACCGGACTAATTCTATATGTACCTTCTATCATAGGAGGGTTCTCTCCTTTAAAAATGTGCATATTATTAGCTTTCATTTTGTGTATAAAATCTAAAGGAACAATATCAGTTACTTCGCGAGGGTATTCCGGATCATCTGAAGAACCTCCAACTACATCCGAATCTTTGGTACATGACACTAAACTCATTCCAATTATCAGAATCGGAATAAACAATATTTGAATTAACTTTTTCATTTTAGTAAGGTTTTATGTATTAACCTACTCTTTAGCTTTTCGGTATCTGCTTTTTACTATTTTTTTATAATTAATAATTTAGACTTATCATGAAATGAGATATTACAATATCTAATTCTCAGTAAACACAGTACTACTGAGTGTACAACACCAATAGCATAAATACTAAGAATCGTCAATTAACTATTCTTTCTGATAATCCGTCAGAATCAAAGAAAATAATACCTTTTCCTACTTCCATCATACTGCCCAAAGGGTCACCCAAATCGTCATACATGAAGCGTGCTACCTTAGTATCAACTATCCCTTCTTCTATTATTGTTCCGGATATGACACATACAAAGACTGCCGGATTAACTTCCTTATGCATTGTAATACGCGAAAACACAGTGAAATTACGCCCCTCTCCCATGATATAGGTATCTTTGCTTGAATCACATTTTCCTCCTTCATAATTACTATCAAAGCAATAATTATGACTAATAACCAGAGATTTATCTCCAACAACATGATTATAAAAACTAACCTTTATATCAGGTAGATAGCAACCATCCATATTTTCAACCAAATTACTACAATCAAATTCACAAGGACCAATTATATAAGTACCTTCTATCGCAGGAGGATCATCTCCTCTGTTAATAGTCATTTTCAATCCTTCCAATTCCTCTAAAATAGTAGATGATACGAGTTCTACAACCTCATCAGGATATACTTCCAGTTCCTTAGTGTCATCCTTCGAACAAGAGCAAACACTTATAACTATTATAGATACAAGCATTCTAAAAATTAAAGTTTTCATTTTTTACAAGATTAAAATAACTTCCTACTCTTTAGCTTTTCGGAATCTGCTCCTACTAAAACAATATCAAAAGATTATATTATAGTAGATCATTTATTAAACATATTAAATTACCAGATAATACATGTTAGAGACATAAATTCTATTCTAGAACTCTAATTAAATATTTAATAAAACTAAAAGGTGAGAGGGTAATTTATCAGAAACTGAAAAAAATCAGCATCCTAAAATGTGTTATTCACAAATGCATTATCGGTAAATTAATAATAACAAGGCGGGTATTAGTACTATAATGTAAACGAATTATTTATACTAAGCACACTACCTTTAAATGAAGATTAAGCGCTTAATGCCTAAGCAGATTTGAAGATTATCAGGTAATAAAGGTTTCATTGCCAATAGCAAAGTTAAGCAATCACGATAAGACAAACAGTTTCCGTAGTCATAATTTAATGTTAATCTACTACTACAGAACATATTAAACTTTTCTAAAAATTTAACTTTTCATAAAGAAAAAAGCCCCGAAATAAATTCGGGGCTTCCTACAGAGAATGAGAAGTAGTTTACATTTCCTTCTTATTCATTATTTTGATTCAATATATTATTGAATTGTACCTGTACCGTTAACAAAATCAAGAGTAACAACCTGACCTGTTGACCCAGCTACAGCAGCCTGGTCATCACCGGCACCTCTGTACTCAATCACTCCGTCAATCACATTAAATTCAGCTTGCCACCAGTCTACTGCATTTCCATCAGCATTAGTTAAAGTAGCAGCAGCAACATGCATACGTACATTAGCATCAGCAACTAGTGAAGGTGAAGTAATCACCTTAGCAGAATTGTCAACTGTAAATTTAGTAGCTTCCTGAGCAGCATCCCATCCACCGAAAGCATCACCAATACCGTGAATATTTGGAGCATTAATTTCAATAGTTTCAGTTTCAAGGTTTACAACTATTGAATAGTAACCAGCTTCTGCAACTGTACCATTGTCTCCTCCTTTTCCATAAACACCATCAGTTTCACCAGCAGCAAGATCAATACCAAATGAAGGACCCCAATCTAATTCAGGTGAGAATTTAAATCCTGGATCAGTTGCCTCAGGATCAACCCACTGAATAGAATAAAATAAATGAGGATTACTATGTACAGGAATCATTTCGATATATTGTCCATCTGCCCAGCCCCATGCGCCAGAACCAACAGAACCACCTGTCATATATAATACATCAGGGAATTCTGGTGGAGGTAATTCACCTGCATCTTCAGTTGTGATAGTTAAACCTGCGATACCTTTTTCACCACTTACCCAGTTGAAAGAGAAGTTTAATAACTGGTCTGTTACTATTTCAATATCACCACCATCTGCAGTTAAAGCATCAACAGTACCACCGTAAGAAAGTACCGGACGAACATGATCATCTGCAAATCCGGCTGCATCAGCTTCATTCCATGCAACATCTTCAAGAACAAATTTCCATGCTGTGTTAAATCTAATTTTAAATTTAGCTCTAAGCTCAACAGAAGCAGCTTCAAAAGTTGCAGCATCGGCACTACCTGAAGTTAATTCAGCTTTGTCTCCTGTAACATTTATTTCAATGTTATTGATTTTCATCACCCAAAACTTAGACGTATTTTCATCAGTCATGATATAGTACAATCCTTCAGAAGGAACTGTATAAGTGTCTGTTGCTCCCGCTGCGAGAGTACCAGCTACATAATCAAAAGCCTCACCTGCTTCTTCTTCCTGAGTTACTTGAGTAACATCTGTTGCTCCAATTGAAGATTCATTCCCATCAACTACTTTGGATAATGCTATTTCACCAGCCGAAAGGTAGTGAATACCATACATCATACCGGCTCTTCCAACTTTAGTAGCAAAATCACTACTTGGCTCCACCATTTGAGGAGTA
The Bacteroidota bacterium DNA segment above includes these coding regions:
- a CDS encoding SusF/SusE family outer membrane protein; amino-acid sequence: MRNINFIKTLFLVLFGSILSLNSSCSKDEPGDDPIEYLADGYYIKGSATGDKTLAIDTPQMVEPSSDFATKVGRAGMMYGIHYLSAGEIALSKVVDGNESSIGATDVTQVTQEEEAGEAFDYVAGTLAAGATDTYTVPSEGLYYIMTDENTSKFWVMKINNIEINVTGDKAELTSGSADAATFEAASVELRAKFKIRFNTAWKFVLEDVAWNEADAAGFADDHVRPVLSYGGTVDALTADGGDIEIVTDQLLNFSFNWVSGEKGIAGLTITTEDAGELPPPEFPDVLYMTGGSVGSGAWGWADGQYIEMIPVHSNPHLFYSIQWVDPEATDPGFKFSPELDWGPSFGIDLAAGETDGVYGKGGDNGTVAEAGYYSIVVNLETETIEINAPNIHGIGDAFGGWDAAQEATKFTVDNSAKVITSPSLVADANVRMHVAAATLTNADGNAVDWWQAEFNVIDGVIEYRGAGDDQAAVAGSTGQVVTLDFVNGTGTIQ
- a CDS encoding long-chain fatty acid--CoA ligase, with amino-acid sequence MENKISRIFQLDKIIAEHNLDTVIAGKENGKWRKYGAQEFREVSTNIAYGLLDLGIGKGDVVSVISANRSEWMLVDMGIAKIGAVNAPIYPNINTEEYEYIINDCQSQVLFVGDQEIYDKIKDIPKANPQVKAVYSFDDLEGVESWKKLVERGENAVLPSKVKDIQIEVKEDDLFTLIYTSGTTGKPKGVMLSHKNIIHQLAAISGGFPNELGWRALSFLPLCHVFERAVSYYYLFNGISIWYAESIELVGENMKEVQPHMFTTVPRLLEKVYDKITSKGGELSGITRSLFFWALNLGLKHEMNGKNGWFYEFQLKLANKIIFNKWREALGGNMVQIFVGAAALQPRLAKVFTAAEIPVYEGYGLSETSPVVAVNLPSDNGKYYGTVGPLLPGVEVKIAPEEGKEEGEGEILVKGANVMMGYFNLPEKTAEVMEDGWFHTGDIGKMVESRFLKITDRKKEIFKTSGGKYVAPQVMENKFKESIFIEQVMIVGEGQKHPAAFIVPSFVTLHEWCRRHNIGYTSDSEMIQDHRVIKKFEEEVDKYNQGFAGYERVKKFELFPSTWGVDSGELTATLKLKRKPIIEKYKEQYNKIYNIE